Proteins encoded in a region of the Bactrocera tryoni isolate S06 chromosome 4, CSIRO_BtryS06_freeze2, whole genome shotgun sequence genome:
- the LOC120775755 gene encoding spectrin beta chain isoform X2 has protein sequence MTTDISIVRWDPSQGPGNEYIDEYEYDGGNSSSRLFERSRIKALAEERENVQKKTFTKWVNSHLCRVNCRIGDLYVDMRDGKYLIKLLEVLSGERLPKPTKGKMRIHCLENVDKALQFLREQRVHLENIGSHDIVDGNASLNLGLIWTIILRFQIQDITIEEVDNKETKSAKDALLLWCQMKTAGYNNVNVRNFTTSWRDGLAFNAIIHKHRPDLVQFEKLSKANPLYNLNNAFDVAEDKLGLAKLLDAEDVFVDHPDEKSIITYVVTYYHYFSKLKQETVQGKRIGKVVGIAMENDKMINDYEHFTSDLLKWIETTIQALGEREFENSLAGVQSQLAQFSNYRTIEKPPKFVEKGNLEVLLFTLQSKMRANNQKPYTPKEGKMISDINKAWERLEKAEHERELALREELIRQEKLEQLAARFDRKASMRETWLSENQRLVSQDNFGFDLAAVEAAAKKHEAIETDIFAYEERVQAVIAVCDELESERYHDVKRILLRKENVMRLWTYLLELLRARRMRLEISLQLQQNFQEMLYILDNMEEIRQLLLTDDYGKHLMGVEDLLQKHSLVEADINILGERVKVVVQNSQKFLSDDPESYKPCDPEIIVSRVQQLEDAYAELVRLAVERRSRLEESRKLWQFYWDTADEENWIKEKEQIVSTDEIGHDLTTVNLLLSKHKALESEITSHDPQLQGVAKIGAELITEGHFGADRIKDRLKEILSKWDHLLDLTKYRRQRLENAVEYFQLFADADDVDNWMLDTLRIVSSEDVGRDEANVQSLLKKHKDVADELKNYAEVINALHKQAEDLKLNDTEKANVDKRLEAIDTRYKELTELAKLRKQRLLDALSLYKLMSEADGVEQWIKEKTKMLDTMTPGKDIEDVEIMKHRFEGFDKEMNANASRVAVVNQLARQLLHVEHPNSDEILERQNHLNQEWSTLREKAEAKMDDLKSAHGVQTFYIECRETISWIEDKKRILTETDSLEMDLTGVMTLQRRLSGMERDLAAIQAKLSSLSKEADSIENEHPEEAQIIRDRISQIELIWEQLTQMLKERDSKLEEAGDLHRFLRDLDHFQTWLTKTQTDVASEDTPTSLPEAEKLLNQHQSIREEIDNYTEDYKNMMEYGERLTSESNTSDDPQYMFLRERLNALKDGWEELHQMWENRQVLLSQSLDQQLFNRDARQTEVLLSQQEHFLSKDDTPVNLEQAENQLKRHEAFLTTMEANDDKINTLLQVADTLVEKEHFDAEKIGKRAENIASRRDDNRQRALDQHEKLKNQVKLHEFLQDLEELAEWVQERYVTSQDETYRSAKTIHSKWTRHQAFEAEIAANKERLFEAEKAAQDLSKEKPEFKDIIEPKLKELAKQFEDLEVHTKEKGAMLFDANREVLVQQTCDDIDSYITDLEKQIVNADTGNDLTSVNILMQKQQVIQTQMAAKERQVEEIDKQTEYLQKTTPLEKIEPIVTKKTAVLDRFEKIKAPLVERQKQLEKKKEAFQFCRDVEDEKLWIDEKLPLATSKDYGNSLFNVHVLKKKNQSLATEIDNHEPRIMAICNNGRKLIDEGHEDAKKFESLISDLTQKWQELKDAIDNRKRNLLESEKVQQYFFDAQEAESWMSEQELYMMVEDRGKDEISAQNLMKKHENLEQSVEDYANTIRQLGEVARQFNTEDSGSGDAVSLKQSQLDKLYAGLKDLAGERRARLNEALQLFMLSREVDDLEQWITDREVVAGSQELGQDYDHVTLLSERFDEFARDTEAVGGERVAKVNNIADNLIQAGHSDSATIAEWKDNLNESWQDLLELIETRTQMLAASKELHKFFHDCKDILSRIIEKQHGVSDELGRDAGSVSTLQRKHHNFMQDLMTLYSQVQQIQEESAKLQDSYAGDKAKEITNREQEVLHAWSNLQAMCDARKQKLADTGDLFRFFNMVRILMIWMEDLVRQMNTSEKPRDVSGVELLMNNHQSLKAEIDTREDNFAACISLGKELLARSHYASADIKDRLLQLNNSRNALLRRWEERWENLQLILEVYQFARDAAVAEAWLIAQEPYLLSSELGHTIDEVENLIKKHEAFEKSAAAQEERFSALERLTTFELKEIKRRQELAEEAERQRVKEELEAKAALEAAEQAKREAERRDIVDAAAAAAEESAEHATLSAGEGQEGYLTRKHEWESTTKKASNRSWDKVYVVAKVGHLSFYKDPKGYKSNPELTFRGEPSYDLQGAGIQIATDYTKKKHVLRIKLSGGAEFLLQAHDDDEMSQWVSSLKAQSDSATVAESRSQTLPATSQKDEPKRRSFFTLKKK, from the exons ATGACGACCGACATTTCAATTGTTCGATGGGATCCTAGTCAGGGTCCTGGAAACGAATATATCGATGAATACGAATATGATGGAGGGAATTCCAGCTCTAGACTTTTTGAAAGATCGCGTATAAAGGCTCTTGCTGAAGAACGAGAAAATgttcaaaagaaaacatttacaAAGTGGGTTAATTCACATTTGTGTAGAGTTAACTGCAGGATAGGAGATTTGTATGTAGATATGCGTGACGGAAAATACCTTATAAAACTGTTAGAAGTATTATCTGGTGAACGTCTACCAAAACCAACAAAAGGTAAAATGAGGATCCATTGCTTGGAAAACGTGGACAAAGCTCTACAATTTTTACGTGAGCAACGCGTACATTTAGAAAATATAGGATCGCATGACATTGTAGATGGAAACGCTTCTTTAAATTTGGGCTTAATTTGGACCATCATCTTGCGATTTCag ATACAAGACATCACAATTGAAGAAGTCGACAACAAAGAAACTAAATCTGCTAAGGATGCTTTACTTTTGTGGTGTCAAATGAAAACTGCTGGATACAATAATGTGAATGTAAGGAACTTCACCACTTCTTGGCGAGACGGACTCGCATTCAATGCAATAATTCATAAACACCGTCCTGATTTGGTGcaatttgaaaagttgtccAAAGCGAACCCCTTGTATAATCTGAACAATGCCTTCGACGTTGCTGAAGATAAGTTAGGTCTTGCAAAGTTACTCGATGCCGAAGATGTATTTGTCGACCATCCCGATGAAAAGTCTATTATCACTTATGTGGTTACCTATTATCATTACTTCAGTAAGCTAAAGCAAGAAACAGTGCAAGGCAAACGAATCGGGAAAGTTGTGGGCATTGCCAtggaaaatgataaaatgattAATGACTATGAACATTTTACAAGTGATTTACTAAAATGGATCGAAACAACTATTCAAGCCCTTGGAGAAAGAGAATTTGAAAACTCTTTAGCGGGAGTGCAAAGTCAATTAGCTCAATTTTCAAATTATCGAACTATTGAAAAGCCTCCGAAGTTTGTAGAAAAAGGTAATTTAGAAGTGTTGTTATTCACGCTTCAATCGAAAATGCGGGCAAACAATCAGAAACCTTATACCCCTAAGGAAGGAAAAATGATTTCTGATATAAATAAGGCTTGGGAGCGtttagagaaagcagaacatGAGCGAGAGTTAGCATTGAGAGAAGAGCTTATTCGCCAAGAGAAGTTGGAACAACTGGCTGCTCGTTTTGATAGAAAAGCTTCAATGAGGGAAACTTGGCTTTCCGAGAACCAAAGACTAGTAAGTCAGGATAACTTCGGATTCGATTTAGCAGCGGTAGAAGCTGCAGCAAAGAAACACGAAGCTATTGAAACAGACATATTTGCTTATGAAGAACGTGTACAAGCAGTCATTGCTGTGTGCGACGAATTAGAATCAGAACGTTACCACGATGTTAAGCGAATATTGCTGCGTAAGGAAAATGTTATGCGATTATGGACGTACTTGCTGGAACTATTACGCGCACGTAGAATGCGTTTAGAAATATCGttgcaattacaacaaaactTCCAAGAAATGCTTTATATTTTGGATAATATGGAGGAAATCAGGCAGCTACTTTTAACTGATGACTATGGAAAACACCTTATGGGTGTAGAAGACTTACTTCAAAAGCATTCCCTTGTCGAAGCAGATATCAACATTCTTGGAGAACGTGTTAAAGTTGTAGTCCAAAATTCTCAGAAATTCTTAAGTGATGATCCAGAGTCGTATAAACCTTGTGACCCTGAAATCATTGTTAGCCGTGTTCAACAATTAGAGGATGCATATGCTGAATTGGTTCGTCTAGCTGTGGAGCGCAGAAGTCGCCTGGAAGAAAGTCGAAAATTGTGGCAATTCTATTGGGATACAGCTGATGAAGAAAATTGgataaaagaaaaagaacaaaTCGTATCCACCGATGAAATTGGACACGATTTAACTACAGTAAATTTATTATTGAGCAAACATAAGGCATTAGAATCCGAAATTACGTCGCATGATCCTCAATTGCAAGGTGTTGCTAAAATAGGTGCCGAATTAATTACTGAAGGACACTTTGGAGCTGATCGTATTAAGGATCGTTTGAAGGAAATTCTTTCTAAATGGGATCATCTGTTAGATTTGACTAAGTACAGACGTCAACGTCTAGAAAATGCTGTAGAATACTTCCAATTATTTGCTGACGCTGATGATGTAGACAATTGGATGCTCGATACGCTAAGAATCGTTTCGAGCGAAGATGTTGGACGCGATGAAGCCAACGTACAGTCGTTGCTTAAAAAGCATAAGGATGTTGCAGATGAACTTAAGAATTACGCTGAAGTTATTAACGCTTTACACAAGCAAGCTGAAGATTTAAAATTGAACGACACAGAAAAGGCCAATGTAGATAAGCGTCTAGAAGCAATTGACACTAGATACAAAGAGTTGACCGAATTGGCGAAATTGCGAAAACAACGACTATTAGATGCACTCAGCCTCTATAAGTTGATGTCTGAAGCGGACGGTGTTGAGCAATGGATAAAAGAAAAGACCAAAATGTTAGATACAATGACGCCCGGAAAAGACATTGAAGATGTCGAAATAATGAAGCATCGCTTCGAAGGTTTTGACAAGGAGATGAATGCCAATGCTTCTCGTGTTGCCGTAGTTAATCAATTAGCTAGGCAACTGTTGCATGTTGAACATCCTAATTCAGACGAAATATTGGAAAGGCAGAACCATCTCAATCAGGAGTGGTCTACTTTACGCGAAAAAGCAGAAGCTAAAATGGATGATTTGAAATCTGCCCATGGAGTGCAAACATTCTATATTGAATGTAGAGAAACGATATCATGGATCGAAGACAAAAAACGCATTTTAACTGAAACCGATAGCCTAGAGATGGACTTGACTGGTGTGATGACTTTGCAAAGACGTCTAAGTGGTATGGAAAGAGATTTGGCAGCTATTCAAGCTAAACTATCTAGTTTAAGCAAAGAAGCTGATAGTATTGAGAATGAACATCCAGAGGAGGCACAAATAATCCGTGATAGAATTTCTCAAATAGAGCTAATTTGGGAGCAATTAACCCAAATGCTGAAGGAACGCGACTCTAAATTGGAAGAAGCGGGTGATTTACATAGATTTTTGCGTGATTTGGACCATTTCCAGACATGGTTGACCAAAACCCAAACTGACGTGGCATCTGAAGATACTCCAACTTCCTTGCCTGAAGCTGAGAAGCTTCTAAATCAACATCAATCAATTCGCGAGGAAATTGATAATTACACAGAAGATTATAAGAACATGATGGAATATGGTGAGCGTTTAACATCAGAATCGAATACGTCGGACGATCCACAATATATGTTCCTTCGTGAGAGATTAAATGCGTTGAAAGATGGTTGGGAGGAATTGCATCAAATGTGGGAAAATAGACAAGTGTTGCTCTCACAAAGTCTGGATCAACAGTTATTCAATAGAGATGCACGTCAAACCGAAGTGCTATTAAGTCAACAAGAACATTTCCTTAGTAAGGATGATACTCCAGTTAATTTAGAGCAAGCTGAGAACCAACTTAAACGTCATGAAGCATTCCTCACTACCATGGAGGCAAATGATGATAAGATAAATACTTTGTTGCAAGTAGCTGACACCCTTGTGGAGAAAGAACATTTTGACGCTGAGAAAATCGGAAAGCGAGCTGAAAATATTGCAAGTCGTCGTGACGATAATCGCCAACGAGCTTTGGATCAGCACGAAAAGTTAAAGAATCAAGTGAAATTGCATGAATTTTTACAGGATCTTGAAGAATTGGCTGAATGGGTACAAGAAAGATATGTAACATCCCAAGATGAGACCTACAGGAGCGCTAAAACAATCCATTCTAAATGGACACGACATCAAGCTTTTGAAGCAGAAATTGCCGCCAATAAAGAACGTTTATTTGAAGCAGAAAAGGCAGCTCAGGATTTGTCTAAAGAGAAACCAGAATTCAAAGATATTATAGAACCAAAGTTAAAAGAACTGGCCAAACAATTCGAAGATTTAGAGGTGCACACAAAAGAGAAAGGCGCAATGTTATTCGATGCAAACCGCGAAGTTCTGGTACAACAAACTTGCGACGATATCGATTCCTATATTACCGACTTGGAAAAACAAATCGTCAATGCTGACACTGGCAATGACCTGACGTCAGTTAACATTCTTATGCAGAAGCAACAAGTCATACAAACTCAAATGGCAGCTAAGGAACGACAGGTAGAGGAGATCGACAAACAAACTGAATATTTGCAAAAGACAACTCCATTAGAGAAGATCGAACCAATTGTCACCAAGAAAACGGCAGTTCTTGATagatttgaaaaaatcaaagcaCCACTAGTGGAACGCCAAAAGCAACTGGAAAAGAAGAAGGAAGCATTCCAATTCTGCCGGGATGTTGAAGACGAAAAGTTGTGGATTGACGAAAAGTTACCTTTAGCTACTTCAAAAGATTATGGTAACTCATTGTTTAATGTCCATGTactgaaaaagaaaaatcaatcTCTTGCTACCGAAATTGATAACCACGAACCTAGGATAATGGCTATATGCAATAACGGCAGAAAACTAATAGATGAAGGTCATGAAGATGCTAAGAAGTTTGAGAGTCTGATTAGTGATCTAACTCAGAAATGGCAAGAACTTAAAGATGCTATTGATAATCGTAAGAGAAATCTTTTAGAATCAGAAAAGGTACAACAATACTTTTTCGATGCGCAAGAGGCTGAATCGTGGATGAGCGAACAGGAGTTATACATGATGGTGGAGGATCGTGGAAAGGATGAGATCAGTGCCCAAAATCTAATGAAGAAACATGAAAACTTAGAACAATCTGTTGAAGACTATGCCAATACAATTAGGCAATTAGGTGAAGTTGCACGCCAATTCAATACCGAGGACAGCGGTAGTGGTGATGCCGTGTCTCTTAAGCAATCCCAATTGGACAAACTTTACGCTGGCCTTAAGGATTTGGCTGGCGAACGTCGGGCGCGCTTGAATGAAGCTCTACAATTATTTATGTTGAGCAGAGAAGTTGATGACTTGGAACAATGGATTACAGACCGGGAAGTTGTTGCTGGATCCCAAGAACTTGGACAAGATTATGATCACGTAACATTACTTTCGGAACGCTTTGATGAATTTGCACGTGATACTGAAGCCGTTGGCGGCGAACGGGTTGCTAAAGTTAACAATATTGCTGACAACTTAATTCAAGCTGGTCATTCAGATTCGGCTACAATTGCTGAATGGAAAGATAACTTGAATGAATCATGGCAAGATCTTTTGGAACTGATTGAAACACGCACTCAAATGTTGGCTGCCTCCAAGGAACTTCACAAATTCTTCCATGATTGTAAAGATATCCTTAGTCGTATCATTGAGAAGCAACATGGTGTTTCGGATGAATTGGGACGAGATGCGGGATCTGTATCGACTTTGCAACGAAAACACCACAACTTCATGCAAGACCTTATGACTCTTTATTCACAAGTACAACAAATTCAAGAGGAATCAGCGAAACTACAAGACTCATACGCTGGTGACAAAGCCAAGGAAATTACTAACCGAGAGCAAGAGGTCCTACACGCATGGTCTAATTTGCAAGCTATGTGTGACGCTCGTAAGCAAAAACTCGCTGACACGGGCGATCTATTTAGATTCTTTAATATGGTTCGCATATTAATGATATGGATGGAGGATCTTGTGCGACAAATGAACACATCTGAGAAACCTAGAGATGTTTCAGGTGTTGAACTACTCATGAATAATCACCAAAGTCTGAAAGCTGAAATTGATACACGAGAAGATAACTTCGCCGCTTGTATATCTCTTGGTAAAGAGTTATTAGCAAGAAGTCATTATGCATCAGCCGATATTAAAGATAGGCTTCTGCAGTTGAACAACAGTCGAAATGCCTTGCTACGACGTTGGGAAGAGAGATGGGAGAACTTACAACTAA TATTAGAGGTATACCAGTTCGCCAGAGATGCTGCCGTTGCTGAGGCTTGGCTTATTGCCCAAGAACCTTATCTTTTGTCTTCAGAATTGGGTCACACCATTGATGAAGTTGAGAACCTAATTAAAAAACATGAAGCATTCGAAAAATCTGCTGCTGCCCAAGAAGAACGCTTTAGTGCTCTTGAGCGCTTAACAACT tttgagCTTAAGGAAATCAAGAGGCGTCAGGAATTGGCGGAGGAAGCTGAGAGGCAGCGAGTAAAAGAGGAATTGGAGGCTAAAGCAGCTTTGGAAGCTGCTGAACAAGCTAAACGGGAAGCAGAGAGACGTGATATTGTCGAtgcggcagcagcagcggctGAAGAATCAGCag AACATGCAACTTTGTCGGCTGGAGAAGGACAGGAAGGTTATCTCACAAGAAAGCATGAATGGGAATCTACTACGAAAAAAGCTTCGAATAGGTCTTGGGATAAG gtATACGTAGTTGCAAAAGTAGGGCATTTATCATTCTACAAAGATCCAAAGGGTTATAAAAGTAATCCTGAATTGACTTTCCGTGGAGAGCCCAGTTATGATTTACAAGGTGCAGGTATTCAAATTGCTACCGATTATACCAAAAAGAAGCATGTCCTAAGAATAAA GCTTTCTGGGGGCGCTGAATTTTTATTACAAGCGCATGATGATGATGAAATGTCTCAGTGGGTATCGTCCCTGAAGGCCCAAAGTGATTCAGCAACCGTTGCTGAAAGCAGATCGCAAACATTACCAGCTACTTCTCAGAAGGATGAACCGAAACGCAGATCTTTCTttactcttaaaaaaaaataa